The following nucleotide sequence is from Trifolium pratense cultivar HEN17-A07 linkage group LG2, ARS_RC_1.1, whole genome shotgun sequence.
GCTAAAGCTTCGGAGATGGTTTTGAAGTCACCGCCATCTTTTGCAACAGTGACATTAGGTGTAGGTCTAATATCAGCAGCCTTCAAAACCCTTCTTTCCTCGGCATGGATCCATTCAGGAATACCTTCAGAATCCAAAGAGGCGGCAGGGGAGTTATCGGACAACAACAAACGGCCGCGTGCAAGGGTCTGAACCGTAGAAAGGAATGTAGAAACCTGAGTGACCATAGCAAGTGAATTGCTAACAAATTCCTTAGAATCCACAAAAAGTTTCTGAAGACTAGTCTTCGTTTTCCCTTCAGGAAAACCATCAATACAAGTCTGTTGAAAAGAGATAACAGCACTCAACCAACTGTTCAAGTCAGGTGCTTTTGAAGAAAGTTTCTTGAATTCAATTGCAGTGAGTTGATCAATAGAGGTTTGTAAATCATCCTTAGCATCTCCAAATAGCTTTTTACAATCCTCAAATGCACCTTTCTCTTGTTCAGTTTCAAATttgaatgtgtttgttttgtcgAAAGCTTTGGTAACCTCATCTTCGACAACTTTAACATATACTTTGAGAAGATCTTTAGGGTGTTGAAGTTTAGGATCAGCTTCTATTGCTTTGTTAAGAGGTCCTTCACATTTTTCTTTGTAATCTGCAGAAGTGCATACCAATTTCACTATCCTTTCTGAATGTGCAATATGTTGTTGTTTGTTACCCTTAGAAGTTTGAGAAGATTCTTCCTTTGTATTGCCACCAAAAACGCCTTTTGAGGTGACAACGAAGAACGCACAACCTATAAGACCCGCGAGAACAACGGTAGAAACAACACCGATGAGGATTCTTTTCTTCAGTTGTTGTCTCTTCTCACTTTTTCGTCGTTCTGTGATGAGGTCGAAATCTTGAAATGCcatttgtgaaaaaaaattatattttctaaggCAGAGGAGTCTCTGCCTTAGGTACAATCTTCACTCCAGTCACGAGAAAAAAGAGACAAATAGATAACTTGTGATCAAATGAGGGTTAGTTTCAACTCCTTTTGAACTAATTTGTTTCATCATTTGTAACATTAATGTGGTTGTTTTTTTGCATGGAGACACCAATATTAGAACAGTGGATGAGAGACATTTGAGGTGTTCTAATTTTAGATTAAAACAAAGTGGTCAAAGTTGTTCCAAATTACCTTATTTGCCGCAAAATCTTCATATCCTTCACAATAAAACAACAACTTTCAATATCCTTCTCTCATTTTTCCAAAGAGCTAAAAGTAGAATGAAACCAAACATGGCACAAGtgtgtttatttttatcttAGTTATTTTAGTTCACTTTTCACTTCCTCCTAAAAATATGTCATTAATCATGTATGTTTAATTTTACAACTGATCCTAAATTTCAGTTAAAACGTTCAACAATCATTGCTTTGTTTGTTGTATTGAGTGAAAAAAAGatgtttgttataaattttCAACTTTTCATAAGCAAGTAATCTAAAAAGAACATATTAAAATCAACCAAGCTTTTTCTTGAGTAAAAAGTCATCTTAATCATTAATTGCCTGCGTTGTCGCGTAATAAATTCTTGAGTGTAACAAAAAGTAAATCATTTAAATCTTTGAAATCGTGAGGATCGAAATGTTGATTTACTCATGTaccaaaattacaaaaacatacTCGAATGTCTCTTATTTAATCAATTTAATCTATAGAATTACTAACAAAAGATATACTTATAGATGGATATGTAATTCCAATACACTCAGAAACTTACGTAGACAGCATCTTACACATTcaaataacaaaatgatcatttactcttgtttttttttacttacatTAATAGAGTAAAGATTAAGCAGAACAAATAAGCTAAATCTATATTCCTTGTTATTTATGTGATCAAATCCAATCATCATAAGGGATAGAAGTAGATCCAATCCAAGCATCACCAATAATGAACTCAGAAACAGTGAAGTTATTTGCACTATCAAAATCCATCAAATGGTACCCTAACCATTTCACTCTTTTATCTGTTCCAGAACCAGGTCCATAATTTGCATACTCACCATAATACAAAGTATCCAACCCTTTATCACCATCATGAGACCACTTTGTCCATCCCATTGGATTAATAAACACATCAATGTAAGACTCAATGTAAACAGTCCTAGAATAAACCCTCCAAGGTCTTCCAAGGTAACTTTTAATGTTGTTAGAGTTGTCATACAAATCAGTAGTAGCTAAAATTGAACAATTTTGGATTGAGATGCCAGTGTCTTGATCAGGAGAATCTCTGGCTTGTGCAGTGATGACAGTGAATTGATTAGGTAATGGCATTCTTGAAACAATGTTACATGCTTGTAAAACTACTGCTGCATTACCAAATATGAAATCTATGGTCCCAAAAATGTCACATTCTCTATAGAATTGTCTAAAGGAATGAACATAAAGTGTGTCTTGGTAACCATACATTGCACATTTGTAAAAAGCTGTTAAATCTGCATTCACTCTTAAAGCAACTGCTTGATGCTTCTCTGGTCCTGCCTTGTTCTCAAAAGCTATATCGCGTGCCAGAAAACCTTCACCGGAGACCGctgacaaaaaagaaaacaagggacaaatttgataaattttttgcaattttagAATATCAATTATGTGAGAGACTAAATTGATACAATCCTATAATTTCAAGGACTAATTTGAGTCCTAACTCAATTTGAGAATAACAGCAGTCCTATCCCTTACTCAATGTCAGAACACTTACACATGACTTTCAAATGTTACAAGTTGTGTGAATCATGGATACTTCTCGGTTTAGGAGTGTCTCGGTGTCGGTGTCTGACACGAGACTGACACTTATGAATTATGTGTCACTGTCTATATCGTATCTGGTGTTTGTGTCTGTGTTTCATTGGTTATAAGTTATATTAGGCACATTAATACTTAATAGTAGTCCCATAAATAAAGTGTTTAATCAATGATTACCTAAAGTTGCAGATCTGAAAGTGGTCCAGCCATCAACAACACTTCTATTGCCAGTAATGAGAGTGACATCACTTCCATCACCAAGTAAAACAATATTGGTTTTATCACTTGAGATTTCAACATTTTCCTCATACACTCCTTGTTTCACATAGATTATTATCCTATCATAGTTGTTATTTGGAGCAAAGTTAATGGCTTCATTGATGGTGCTAAAGTTTCCACTTCCATCTGCAGCCACAACTACATCATTTGTACTTTGCAAGAACCGGCGGTGATCTTTGCTTGATAACCACGTTAGAGAATCCATTAAACGTCTGTTACCACGTCCTTTCAAAGCTCTTTCCTCAGGCTCAGGGAGCATTGACAGAGAATTACTAACATGCTTATAAGTGTCTATCACTGAATCCACTAGAACTTGCTTCATTGTACCCGAAGCCGAATCTAAGCTTTCTAAACATGTGTTCTTATCAGTAAGTGCTGCACTGAGATAAGTTCTTGCATCAACTAACTTTCTAGAGTTTGAGGAACTGATTCCAGATAATGATCTTTTTAAGGAAGTCAAAGTAGATTGTTGAAGTTCATTGCAATCTTGTAACACACCTCTTTTGTTCTCTATGATGTTTGAATGTTGTTTAGCATTGTTGAATTGATTAGATAGTTTTGTTGTTTCAGATATTGCTACTTGAAGTGTGTTAAGAAGGATGCTAATGATGTTTGGATTTATGTTTATTGAGATTGATAGTTTTGATGAATTGAAACAAACTTCAGGATATGGAGTAGTTTTGCAGAAGGATTTTAATGAATAGATCTTTGCATGTAATGTTTTTGTGGAAGAATTTGAGGAATTGTTGAAAGTTAAAGTGTGTGAGTGGAAAATTGTtaagagaagaaagaagagtttaaaa
It contains:
- the LOC123907164 gene encoding putative pectinesterase/pectinesterase inhibitor 45, which codes for MAFQDFDLITERRKSEKRQQLKKRILIGVVSTVVLAGLIGCAFFVVTSKGVFGGNTKEESSQTSKGNKQQHIAHSERIVKLVCTSADYKEKCEGPLNKAIEADPKLQHPKDLLKVYVKVVEDEVTKAFDKTNTFKFETEQEKGAFEDCKKLFGDAKDDLQTSIDQLTAIEFKKLSSKAPDLNSWLSAVISFQQTCIDGFPEGKTKTSLQKLFVDSKEFVSNSLAMVTQVSTFLSTVQTLARGRLLLSDNSPAASLDSEGIPEWIHAEERRVLKAADIRPTPNVTVAKDGGDFKTISEALAAIPATYTGRYVIFVKEGVYDEQVTITKKMQNVTMYGEGSQKSIITGSKNFRDGVRTFQTASFVVEGEGFLGLAMGFRNTAGPDGHQAVAARIQADRAVFANCRFEGYQDTLYTQAHRQFYRSCIITGTIDFIFGDAAVVLQNCIMIVRKPMDNQGNMVTAQGRMDKQQATGTVLQKCQIKADDTLLAVKDKIKSYLGRPWKEFSRTIVMETEIGEFIHPDGWTPWEGNFALNTLYYAEYNNTGPGASTSARVKWPGYKVINKEEASKYTVANFLKGTWVQSSGVPSQQGLYN
- the LOC123907165 gene encoding probable pectinesterase/pectinesterase inhibitor 12, translating into MANLSFKLFFLLLTIFHSHTLTFNNSSNSSTKTLHAKIYSLKSFCKTTPYPEVCFNSSKLSISININPNIISILLNTLQVAISETTKLSNQFNNAKQHSNIIENKRGVLQDCNELQQSTLTSLKRSLSGISSSNSRKLVDARTYLSAALTDKNTCLESLDSASGTMKQVLVDSVIDTYKHVSNSLSMLPEPEERALKGRGNRRLMDSLTWLSSKDHRRFLQSTNDVVVAADGSGNFSTINEAINFAPNNNYDRIIIYVKQGVYEENVEISSDKTNIVLLGDGSDVTLITGNRSVVDGWTTFRSATLAVSGEGFLARDIAFENKAGPEKHQAVALRVNADLTAFYKCAMYGYQDTLYVHSFRQFYRECDIFGTIDFIFGNAAVVLQACNIVSRMPLPNQFTVITAQARDSPDQDTGISIQNCSILATTDLYDNSNNIKSYLGRPWRVYSRTVYIESYIDVFINPMGWTKWSHDGDKGLDTLYYGEYANYGPGSGTDKRVKWLGYHLMDFDSANNFTVSEFIIGDAWIGSTSIPYDDWI